AGTTTTATCTtcacaactcaaaaaaaaaaaaaaaaaatgaatgggtttAGTTCAACCTCCTTCTGATTTATAGCAAATATCAGTGGTTTGAACCAGAAGCAATACTTTAAGAGACCCTGCACTGAACATATAAGTGGATTTGGCATATAGACAGAATAATCTCTTATCTCCTTGGTTTTATACTGCACACAAACCTGATGGTGAAAATTAACCTTCTTTGCAGTTCCACATTTCTAATTAGAAGAGACATCAAAAAGATTATCCCTTAGAAAGCAGTATGGGCCATAATATTCTAGATAGCCTTGAAACAGAGCTCTGCAGCCTCCTTATATATTTTAGCCTGCTGTCTAAAGGAAAAGTAATAACCAGATGGTGTTCCAAAGTGGTTATGGCTTTTTTGTGGCAAGTTGTGTTATATTTTCTCACCTTACCTTTTCATACTTATTATGAAGAAGCAGACGTTTTAATATACAGGACCTATTTATTGCTTTTGGCCTTGAATGTGTAAAATAGTCTATACCATCAGACTGTGCTATACTAAAAGTTTCCTTGGTAGAAATGCTGAGAAATCTCTGAGAATTAACTAGCTCATTTTTATAATCctttcgtgtgtgtgtggtggaggttgttttgttttctctgtacaGGGCAAGAAAGAGGACAAGAAAGATACTGTGAACTCAGCTTAGATTAGAACACAGAACCTTGAAATAAAAGGCCACACAGGCTAAGCCCTTCCCCAGGAAGAAATTCCTTCTACAACATCAGTGGTTAATTAGCTACATCTAAAATGTTTACTGCTGGGGAGCACGCCGCTTCACAAAAGAGTTCATTCTCATTGTAGACAGTTATAAATTTTAAGGAATTCTTTCTTACTCTGAGTTGAAATCCTTATCCCATCACTTCTATCCTACTTATCCTAATTCTATCCTTTGGAGAAATACAGAACAACTCTCCTGCACCTTCCACATCTTCCCTCTCTGAGTATTTGAAAGCAATTTTTATGTCTCTCCTATTTTTCCCATCTCCATATTAAATATTACCAGCTCCTTCAATTATTCCTCATACAACATGATTTCCAGATGCTGCGAATAAACTGGAGTAGTAGCTTGActcaaaatttttcttaaaagttttttaaaagagatcTGAAGGCTTATTTACAACTATAATCGACACAATTACAAGGACTATGCAGAACCCAGTGGTCTTCCAGAAGCTGTATGCTAGCTCTCcttgtgatacacacacacacatacacacatacacactactgatGGGATGGTTCTGTGATACAAAGTGGGTCAGAGACCCTCATTTCCCTGGCCACACCGATTGGCTGAAAGAATAGTCACAAGTTCCAAGCTGGGCTAATCTGAGTCATTCCCCAAGGTTTTAaattggaactcagagaaggccTGCTTTCCTCTTAGCTGGTGGAGCTATTAGAGTTGATAGCCATTTACTCATTTCATGGAATAAGCCAATTTGATATAATGAGTTCAATATGAAAAGGGGTGTGGGGAGAAAGTTCCCAAATCTCCAGTTCCAACCATTCTTAAAACCAACTCTACCCCTATCTTTCCTGTGTTCTGGTTATTAAGTCAATAATTCCCCTCTGCCTGAATTGAGCCTGAGTCAGGTTTGTATCATCTGCAACACAGAGGGTCCTATCTAACACAATGCTCATAACGTTCCAGGCACGCTAACAGGACCAATAGAATGCGGTCATAAAAGGGAACAACTGCCATCCTACCCTACAAAAGGTATGGATGGAATCGCTTTCCATCATTTTAAGAATGAGAGCGAtacccacttattgaagaagagCAAGGTCCATCTTGCCTAATGGCCCAAGCTCATAGGGCTGACACTATTTGTTCAAAACTGTATTCCTAGACCTATCACACAGTAggtgcacacagtaggtgcttaaaacACTCTCCACTATAGTTGTCATAGTGAACAGAAGAAACAGTAGGCAAAACATTGAATATAAATTATCAAAATGAAGACACCAGTTCCCTGGGGAAACTTTAGACATATTACACCTCCTTAGTATTAGATAACCCATTTGCCATATAAATTATGGAACTAGATTAtctcttcagtctttttttaGCCATAAAATGCTACGATTTTACCCACACTCAACAATGGTAAAGAAGAGTCTTCCAAAGACCTGGGTATGCAGACAAAAAGGGGAAACATACTGCAATaatgaaggaaggagaaagataagGAGAAAGAATATCCTaccaaataaataatagagaaaagaaagaaaaggaatgggAAGAAATCATCACTAATATGATAAAAGAGGTCATTCAGATAAGCCGTCTTCCTCTTAGCTTCCTATCTTACTCTAACCAGTTTCTGTGGTCAGAAATGCCCTCTGTACTGGACCCAAATTGCCAGCCCCAGAGCCTTGCCCCTTCCCGGCCCCTTATAACCCCTATGACAGTTCCTTCCGCTCTACCACAAACCTCCTTCCAGAGTTGGCTCCCTGCTTCTGCCTTTGGTCCTAGATGTTCCCAACTCCTCTCTCACCATTCCAACCAGTTTTTCTTGTCACCAACAGAATGTGTACTCAGTTATATTGTGTCCTCCCACCCCTGTTTCCCATCCTGTCCTCTGCAATGACTGATGCCCAAATGGCCATCCCTAATTTTCGATTCATTGCTTAATGTTTTGAACTTAGaattctgtctccatacaaataatgataaaatggcATCTCTACGAATTAAGGTGACCCATTTACACTGAGCTGCTCTAAGGAACTGACCTCACATCCTTTCGTGGAAGAAGGCCTTGATTAGGGGAAATACTGCTATTACAATGAGCAACTAATATTTAAGTATTACTATACACCTGCATAGTAAGTATTGAGTGCTGTGTGCCAGCATATTATACTATGCACAGATACTATACCAAGTATTTTAcatgcatttgctcatttaattctcataacacctCTAAGAGGAAAGTACCAATATTATCcatatttaaagatgaagaatctgaggctcagaaagggcaACTCACTAacttacacagctagtaagcacaAGAGCCACGTCCATCTGACTCGATAATCCTTGCTCTTACCTATAACATGACCCACAAGGACACTGATCCCTGTGAgaagtggggaaggaggggacaTTGGGGGAACCAAAAGCAAAGAGACTAGGGCACCAAAGTCAACATGATCTACTTCTTGATTTTGCTCAGAGTCAGCCCTATTTGAAGTAGAACCTTGTTCCCATTACGTAGCAATAGATTATCTGTCATTTTGCATTGTGGAAATGGACCCTCCATTATCCAAGCTAATCTAGTTGACTGTAGAATGCTGTACACAGACATTCTCATGACAGACAACTAATTCAATCTTCTCTGTGAGGAAGGTGCAGCTGAACACCTCTTCAACTTTTTCCCTATCGCTTTTGATGCAGGGCACTTCGCATAAACCACAGCTATTCCTTCCTAAAGTATCCAGAGAAGAAAAGTAACTGAGAAtaccaggaaagaaagagagggtgaGGACGAAGAGGAGGAAGGATTATAAAAAATGGTCCCCCAAAAAATACtaccacaaaattttaaaaattttttaaaaagcaaaccagTGCAGGTGATTATCTGATAACTTCTGATTCTGAGAGAAATGAGTCCATCACTaaacaaagaaaagcacttgACTGTGCAATAGAAACCATATGTTCAAATAGCCAAGGTGGCATTTTCCCACATCACACAGCAGAGAGATACTGAGTATTTCCTATAGAAGTAAGACCTCACTGTTGTAATCTGCGCAGGGTctgtagcagcagcagcatttcATCACTAAGCAAAAATccaattatttttagattccataatcTCTAATTCCTCTAAAATCTTCATCTATTCACTAACAGTTTTATATACATTGATAGAAAATAATGCCAATCCCTACTGAAGAATCACTAGATGTTTCTATGTGATAATCAGTCTCTAGTTTAAGTGAAATGGAAGCTGGGAATCAGACTAGTAAACTCTTTGGGGTCACTCAGGAATTAATACATAAAGGTGTAAATACAAAAAGTACCATTTGGGGGGAAATGTAGCAGAGACTCTCTCTCATGAAATAATAATGTCTTTTGGTAGAAAGTTTGTAAGTAATTATCAATTGAAAAATTGTCTTAAACTAAAATAGAAGGGCAGGATCTAAAACACTACACAATTAGAaatctttaaaagtaaaaagtccTTAAAACCTAAGGAAGGAGCCTAATGCTTTCATTCCAAGTCCAACCAGTTTCTTATTCTAAGCAATTTCCTTTAAacagggaaaggaggagagaaagtatttgaaaaactGCCAGagtaaaaaaaatcccataatgAAATTTTGCTCattcttagagaaatgaagtAGAATTAGATGCTTCGGTGGTGGTGAATTCCAGAATCTGGGTAGCTTCCAGTAAAGGAAGCTTTTCCATAATGTCAGGTGCAAAAGCTATCTGATATCAACATGCTGAGCTTGAGTTTTTAAAGTCCTATTTCCTTGCACCAAATTGTTTGAAACCTTTGAGACAAAAACCTCAGTAAACTAGTATTCcaagcttttaatattttagtcCTTTGAGCAAGCATGTCAGATTAATCTTCAAATTGCAATGGGCAGAAAGAACATTCAACCAAAATTCTTAAGCCCATGCGTCTCTCAGAGGATGTTAATAAGGTATGCAGTTTCACTGGCTATTAAGATTTCAAACTTTCCTAATTCTCAGCAGCATTACTATTTAAAAGCGGGtatggatgggggtgggagaggaagctAGTCTATCCTGAAAGGAAGGGATTTTACTTATTAGATCTTTGAATCCACCTAGCATTTACCACACTTCCAGGCACAAGTAGGCATTTAACACATACTTTCAGAACGAGTTGATGGATCGGCCTGGGGGAGAGTGGAAATCTTGCTGAGAACAGCATGAGTCCAAACCCTGGCGCTGCTCAGCAACAAAGCCCATCTCCAGAATTAGGGTTATAGAGGTAGAGCAGGAAATTGAACGTGTGTCTTCAAAGTGGCATCAAGAGGACTGTTTCCTGAGCTGGAAAGCAGCCACCCAAGAGCCACTAGGCTCGTCTCTGGCTTCCCCATGCCTGGAAAACTCCTGCCCTGCCTCTCTACCTCCAGCTCCCCCTGCCTTTTACCGGATTTGAGTTTCCACTCACAGCACTCAGGTACAGGATTCGACCTCGCTAGTCTAACCCAGGCCTCCTGGCCATTGCGCGGTTCTCCGAGCACCGACTGGGAGGGAGGCCACACCGTGCTAGGCAAAACGAAGGACACACACACGACGATGGTTCCCATCacctttgggggagggggggcgggaatcgacggagggggaggggggagcgagTTCAAGGCCAGGGCACCATCCAAAGGTTCCTTATCGCTCTCCTAAAGCCTCTGGCCGAACCGCTGGAAGATGTTGGGGAACCAGCAGCACGCCGCCCAGTGAGCGCGGGGCCGCCGGGGTCGGGACTtgggggagctgggaggggggTGGCAGTTGGCAGGAAGCGAGACGCGGAAGGGGACAGTACCTGGTATGGCTGTGGTTGCGGGGACAGTCTTTCTTCTCCATGATGGCCGGCACACAGTTGGTGAGCTCCGTCCAGTCGGCGTGCAGCCCGCAGCTCCAGCCGGTGGAGAAGCGGGAGAAGAGCCACGTCTCCTTCTTGCCGGGCCGGTGGCAGGTGCACTTCTTCTGGCCGGCTTTGCAGCTGCACGGCTGCTCCAGCCGGATGTTCTTCACCAGGTGCCGCCCGAACGTGGTGCCCCCGGTCTTCTGGATGTGCAGGAACACGATCACGTCGCGCCCCTTGATGTTGAAATCCACGAAGCGGGTCAGGTCCTTCAGGGTGAAGTTGAAGCGCGGCACGAACCGGGGCAGCGACCCGTTCTCCGGGGCCTCGGGGTCcggctcttcttcctcctcctctgcctcgtCCTCCTCCGGGTCCTCCGgctcctcgtcctcgtcctccggCGCCGCGGCCCCCCGAGGTCCCTCGGGCGGCCCCCGGGGTGGCGGGGGCAGCTGGGGCCGTCGCTCCCAGTCCTCGAGCGGCGCCTGTGCCGGGCGGGCGGGACCGGGGGCGGCAGACTGGCCGGCCTCCCCGGCGCGGGGCTGCTCCCCGAAGTTGGCGCAGGAGCTGGTGCAGGAGGGGGACACGTACTGGTACATGATGACCACGAAGAGAAGAGTGAGCACCGGCGTCAGCAGCCACTTGTTGAACCTTTCATCCATGGTCCCGCTCTCAGGCCGGCAGGCTAAGCGGCGGCGGCAGCGACGTTGTCGGGCTCCCGCTCGGAAGTTTCGGGGGCTCCGGGGCGCGGCTCCGAGCCCGCCGCTCCTCCATGCCCCTGACGCTGAGGCGTGCGGCTGGCTGGCGGCCCCGCGGCACACCGGCGCTCCGGGGCTGACAGAGCCGGGCCTGCGAGTCTAGCGGGGAGGCGGGCGCCGGCGCGCGCGGTGGCGGCTGCGGCGCGGGGCGCCCTGCGCTCCCGGGGGCGCCCGGCTCCGCCGGCTCCGCTGGCTCCCTGCTCCCGCCCGGGCGCGGCGCGCGCTCTCAGGCGGCGCGGGGCACCCCGCCGCCGGCGCTCAGTCGCTGGGGAGCGCGGCTCGGGTCCTGGACCTGCCCCGGGGCAGCCGGGCAGCCAGGCAGCTGCGGCCGCGAGCTTGGGGGCTGCATGAGGCTCTCCAGGGCTCCGGCCAAGGGCAAACGCGCGGCCCGGCCGCCCGCGGGCCCTGCGCCCCGCACGCGCGCCCGGCGCCTCTGCCCTCAGGTCGCGAGGCGCCGGAGCCGCGAGGACGGACGGCGTCCGCCGCAAGTTAGCAGAGGAGCTCCCCGCCCCcgtcccgccccgccccgccccgccccgcagcGGCTGCGGACTAGGCGCCGGTGCGAAGCCGCCTCCCCGGGCGAGGCGCACTGCTGCTCCGGGTCGGTCGGCCCAGGCGCGGGCACGCAGACACACTCGCTCACACTGGCTGGCGCCGCCACAACCCGCCAGCCGGTGTGACAGGAGCCCTGCTACCCGGAGCGAAAACCTGCCCTAGGTAAGGAGCATGCGCCAAAGCCTTCCCCAGCCCCCGAAGAGTTTCCAGGGGAGGAGTCCGCGGCTCCGCGGGGCTCGGAGCAGGCAACTGGGGGTGGGAATCTCTTCAGCCTAGAGCCAGGAGAGATTCGGGAGAAAGGCAAAGGCGGAGCGAGGACAGGATCCGAGGAGATCGTCGCTGGCGCTGATCCGAGACCTCCAAATCCTCAGCTTTCTCAATCTGAGAGTGGACAGAAATCTGGCCAGTCTGTCTGCAAGGATAACACCTGCCCACTGCTGGGCAGACTCACCTAGGCAAGACTTGGCAGGAGTTGGCTGGTCCCTCGCCGGCAGGGGATGTTGGCTCTACACTGCTTTTAATCTCGACACAAGAGTTGTAACTGGTGCTCAAGTTTTATTCTGGTCCTTCCGCACGTACAGACTCGGTGTGTTCAACTCTACAACTTTATTCAACCAGCATCCATTCATCAATTACCCATGAGGCTCCTACTGTCTATCAGGCTCTGTATTCGATGCACACTTCGTTTCTTCCAGTACCAGATAAGTCCAGCCCACAACCATGCAGCACTTAGATCATAAGAGGAGTTTAGGGGTCACCTCGTAAAATTCATCCTGCTAACACACGCTGAGCTCCTAGATGTGCGAGATTCaccccctctccccgccccatTGCGGACAATAAGACCTCTACTTACCTGTATTTCACAAGCTAAAAAGCTTTTGATTATGTGcagattttaactttatttttcaaacactaaattttgcatttttctgagaaACAAATCTTTAACAACAGTTTCTCTTCTTCAGATAATGAATGGAGTAAAAATTAGGAGTAACTACCCCTCCACAATTCCTGGACTTGCTTGACCCAGGTTGAGAGTGGCAGCGTATTGAAGGTGGACACAATGCAGTTTGATTCCCTGACTCAGGTCAACATGTCCCTCCTGGGTACCCTGCCAGTCCTAGTTTCCCACACCCAACATCCCAGTCTTCGTAGCATCCAGCCTTCCCACCTGGCCTCTTTATGGATCTATGCGGTATTTGTCTCcgtaataagtaaataaataaataaataaataaatcactgtGCTGATTTACTTCATTTGTCAGACTGTCCCCTTTACAGCCATTAGTTAAGATCCAGATTTCTTTCAAGGATGCTAACGCTTGCCCAAAggaagttatttttattgttctagGCGAGCTGGATTCTTCTAAGAAAACGtccctcctctgcttcctttcctcttttcaacTCTATAAACAACCACCGTGTCCTTCCTGAAACTGTATGAGACTATATTAGTAAGAAAGGTGTTAGGTAAGATAAATCAGTTTCCTTAAAGCT
This region of Orcinus orca chromosome 18, mOrcOrc1.1, whole genome shotgun sequence genomic DNA includes:
- the HS6ST3 gene encoding heparan-sulfate 6-O-sulfotransferase 3, whose amino-acid sequence is MDERFNKWLLTPVLTLLFVVIMYQYVSPSCTSSCANFGEQPRAGEAGQSAAPGPARPAQAPLEDWERRPQLPPPPRGPPEGPRGAAAPEDEDEEPEDPEEDEAEEEEEEPDPEAPENGSLPRFVPRFNFTLKDLTRFVDFNIKGRDVIVFLHIQKTGGTTFGRHLVKNIRLEQPCSCKAGQKKCTCHRPGKKETWLFSRFSTGWSCGLHADWTELTNCVPAIMEKKDCPRNHSHTRNFYYITMLRDPVSRYLSEWKHVQRGATWKTSLHVCDGRSPTPDELPTCYPGDDWSGVSLREFMDCTYNLANNRQVRMLADLSLVGCYNLTFMNESERNAILLQSAKSNLKNMAFFGLTEFQRKTQFLFERTFNLKFISPFTQFNVTRASNVEINEGARQRIEELNFLDVQLYAYAKDLFQQRYHRTKQLERQRDRQKRRGERRLQREHRGRRWPRQDGNPEGAVTEDYNSQVVRW